ATCCGTGCCAGCGCAGCCTCCTCGCCCAGTCGATTCCGCAGGCGCTCGTAGAACCACAGGAAATTCGCCATGGTCTCCGCGGTGCTCCCGGACTTGCTGGCGACGACGAACGCCGTCTCGGCCGGATCAATCACGTCCCAGATGGCCTGAAGTCCTCCGGGATCCACATTGTCCGCCACATAAAGGCGAGGCCCTCCTCTTTTCTCCCGCGGCAACTCGTTATGGAACGGATGCAGAAGTGCTCCCGCCAACATGAACGTCCCCAGAGCGGATCCGCCGATACCGATCTGTACCACCGCTTCGAAGGACGCAAGCCATCGCGAAGCGTCACGGCGCTCCGCCTGGTCCGCATAGGGAAGGCGGAGCCAGCCAAAACCGGATTCCTCTCTCTCCGCGCCTTCGCGCAGACGCGCTTCCGTCGCAACACAGGCGGATTCCATTCCGTCAAAGGCATCCCTCCACCGTGCATAGGCCGAACCGTAGGCGAGGTGCAAGAGCCGTTCGTCATCCATGGTCTCACCCCGTTCCTATTCTTCGAGGAGATCCTCCCGCGTCACCATGAGCGTTACCTCGGAGGAGGAAAGGACACCCGGCACATAGAGCTGCCCCCGCTTCACCGAAGTCTCCACCATTTCCGTCTCCGCGTACTCGTCGAGGAGTTTCTTCGCGATGGCGAACGTCAGTCCTTCCATCGTCTCGAACTTTGTTCCCATGACCACCTTCTGGACCGTCTCGTAGATTTCCGCGTAGGCATAGACGCTGTCCGGCTTTCCCAGGTCCGCCAGAGGGACATCGTAGCTGATGCACAGCGAAACTTCCAGCACCTGCCCCAGCTCCCGCTCCACTTCGAGCGAGCCGTGAAATGCATGAAAACGCATTCCATCGAGTTTCAACGTACAAAGCACGCTCATCACTCTCCTTTGCTGTCGGACCTCGGTCAGGCGAGCAATCCCGCGCCCCGAAGAGCCTCCAGGAGCGAATCCTTGTCAAACCCGACAATATAACGGTCCCCTATGACCGTCACGGGAACACCCATCTGCTTGGTGTTTTTCACCATCTCCATGGCCGCCTCCCGATCCTTGCTGACATCGATGTCCTCGTAGGCGACGCCGTTGGACTGGAGAAATTCCTTCACTTTCGTACACCAGGGGCACGTTGGAGTGGAATACACTTTCACGGACACTCCGGGTTCCTCCTCTCAGGTCGTTCACGTCCGTGCTCCGTCCGGAACAGCGGATCTCTCCGAAGGAATGGGCGCGCGGGCCGTCGAAAAGCACTGCGTTCACAGCAAAAACCTATTTTTTCCGAAATTCACCCAAAAGAGAAAGATCTTCCTCCACATCACATGAGAAGAATGTCTTTCCCAGACTGTGCGAGAATGACCGTTTCTTGTCTATAATGGGCTTCGGTGCAGTGTGCGCTTTCTCAGTTGGCACGCCGTGCACCCGCTTTTTTGAAGTATAGCACAAAACACAGGGAGGGACTTGTATGACGACGGCAGCATCAGTGGAAGCAGGCACTGCTGCGCGGCTCGATCCCATCGTGGAGCGGCACAGGGGGAAACGGGGCAATACCATCCCGTTGCTTGCGGAGATCCAGAAGGAACTCGGATATCTTCCTGAAGAGGCGATCCGCTACGCCTCGGCGAAACTCGATATTCCCGCAGCGGAATTGTTCGGCGTCGCAACTTTTTACGCCATGTTCCGTCTTCAGCCGGAGGGACGCTACGTGGTCCGTCTCTGCCGTGGAACGGCATGTCACGTCCAAGGTTCGCTCCTTATCGGCGAACAGCTCCAGCGGTATCTTCACGTCAAAGAGGGTGAAACCACCGAGGACGGGCTGTTCACGCTCCAGTTCGTCGCGTGTCTCGGCTGCTGCAGCCTCGCGCCCGTCATGATGGTCGGGAATGAAGTGCACGGACGCCTTACGCCGGAGAAGGCCGTGGACGTTCTCGAAACCTATCGGGCCAAGTCCTAGGACAGAGGAGGATATCGAATCATGACGAAGACCATCGTGAAGGTGGGTATGGCGAGCTGCGGCGTCGCTGCGGGAGCCCGTCCCGTCTTTGACAAGCTCTCTGCCCTGCTCGACGGAAGGAACGATGTCGTCCTCAAGCAGGTCGGCTGCGTTGGGCTCTGTTTTTCCGAACCGCTCGTGGAAATCGAGCGGGAGGGTGTGCGTTCCCTCTATGGAAAGGTGACTCCGGAATTCGCGGAGCAGATCGTGCAAGACCATGTGGACCAGGGGAAAGTCCTTACCGAGGGACTGATCTTCTCCACGAGCGAAGCAGCCCCCGAAAATACCATGGTGGAGAAGCAGGTCAGGGTCGTCCTTCGGAACTGCGGACGTATCGACCCCGAGAAGATCGACGAATATATCGCAGCCGGAGGGTACGAAGCGCTCAAGAAAGTCCTCGACAGCATGGCCCCGGAACAGGTGATCCAGGAGATCCTCGACAGCGGTCTCCGGGGACGGGGCGGCGCCGGTTTTCCCACGGGACTCAAGTGGAAATTCGCCCGAGCTGCTCAGGGCAGTGACAAATACGTGGTCTGCAACGCCGACGAGGGAGACCCCGGTGCCTTCATGGACCGGTCGGTACTGGAAAGTGACCCTCACAGCGTTCTCGAGGGAATGGCCATTTGCGCCTACGCCATCGGAGCGACCCACGGAATCATCTACTGTCGCGCCGAATATCCTCTGGCGATCAAGCATTTGAACATCGCCCTCGAGCAGGCTCGGGAGCGAGGCTTCCTCGGCGAGCGTATCCTCGGGAAAGACTTCTCTTTCGACATGTACATCAAGGAAGGCGCGGGAGCCTTCGTCTGCGGCGAGGAAACGGCCCTCATCGCCTCCATCGAGGGCAAGCGCGGCACACCGCGCCCGAGACCTCCCTTCCCCGCCCAGAGCGGCGTCTGGGGAAAACCGACGAACATCAACAACGTGGAGACGCTCGCGAACGTCGCCTGGATCATCCAGAACGGAGCCGGCGCCTTCAATCGCCACGGCATCGGCAAGAGCCGCGGAACAAAGGTCTTTGCCCTGGCCGGAAAGATCGCCAAGGGCGGCTTGGTGGAAGTTCCCATGGGCATGCCGCTCCGGGAGGTTATCTTCGACGTGGGAGGCGGTATTCCCGGGGGGAAATCCTTCAAGGCCGTACAGATGGGAGGACCCTCCGGAGGATGCATTCCCGCGGCGCTGCTCGACACGCCGGTCGATTACGAATCCATCAATGCGACGGGGGCCATCATGGGCTCCGGTGGCATGATCGTCATGGACGAATCGACCTGCGTGGTGGACGTGGCGAAATTCTTTCTTTCCTTCACCCAGCGGGAATCCTGCGGCAAGTGCCCCTTCTGCCGCATCGGAACGAAGCGCATGCTCGAGATTCTGGAACGCATCAGCAAAGGCGAGGGGAAAATGGAAGATCTGGACCTGCTGGAGGAACTCTGCGCCCAGATCAAGGACGGTTCCCTCTGCGGGCTCGGCCAAACCGCGCCGAACCCGGTCCTCACCACGCTGAAATATTTCCGAACCGAATACGAGACGCACATCCTCGACAGAAAGTGCCCCGCCAAGGCCTGCACGTCTCTCATCCACTACACCATCAACCCCACTACATGCATCGGATGCACCAAATGTGCCCGCATCTGTCCCGTAAAGGCCATCAGTGGCTCGGTGAAGCAGCCCCATGTAATTGACGACGAGACCTGCGTCCGGTGCGGCCAGTGCATCAGCGCCTGTCCCGTCAAAGCCATTACCGTGGAATAAGGAGGTTCGTGCAGTCATGAGCGAACGAACTGTAAAAGTCATCCTCAACGGACGCGACGTCTACGGAAAGCCGGGACAGCGTCTTTTGGATCTCTGCGCGGAGTGCGGTATCGAAATTCCCACACTTTGTTACGATCCTCATCTTTCTCTCCACGGAGGCTGCTCCATCTGCCTCGTGGACATCCAGGGCGCGCGGGCGCTTTCTCGAGCCTGCGCCACCACCATTACCCCCAACATGGTCGTCCGGACCGACACAGACCGGGTCCGCAAGGCACGCAAGCTCGGGCTGGAACTCCTCTTTTCGGACCACGTGGGAGACTGTCGCCCCCCTTGCGCACTCGCCTGCCCTGCAAGAGGTGATGTCCAGGCCTACGTCAACCTCGCCGCCCAGGGGAAATACGCGGAATCCCTGGAGGTCCTTCACAGGAACGTCACGCTTCCTGCCTCCATCGGCCGGGTTTGCCCCGCTCCCTGCCAGGAGAAATGCCGACGAAACCTCGTGGACGAGGAACCCGTTTCAATCAGGGAGATCAAGCGCTTCGTGGCGGACTCCTGCCTCGCCGAGGGGGATCTCGGCGGCATTCCCTCCATCGAGGAGAACGGACGTTCCGTGGCCGTCGTTGGCGGCGGACCTGCGGGACTTTCCGCGGCCTATTTCCTGCGCCTCAAGGGATATGCGGTGACCATCTTTGACAAGGAACCGCTCCTCGGGGGAATGATGCGCTATGGCATCCCCGATTATCGCCTGCCCCAGGACATTTTACAGGCGGAAATCAACTGGATTCTCGCGCACGGTGTCGAGGCGAGGACCGAGACGGCACTCGGCAAGGACATCACCCTGGAACAACTCCGGGACGAACACGATGCGGTGGTCCTCGCCATGGGGTGTTGGCGTTCCTCACCTCTGCGCTGCCCCGGCGAGAAGCTGCCGGGTGTACTTGGCGGCATCGATTTCCTCTACTCCGTCAACACGGGAAAACCAGTCCAGGTGGGCAAGCGGGTAGCCGTGGTGGGCGGCGGTAACACCGCCATGGATGCCTCCCGCTGCGCGAAACGCTCCGGAGCGGACAAGGTCTATGTGGTCTACCGACGAACCAGGGATGAAATGCCTGCGGAGGAGACGGAAATCGCGGAAGCCATGGAGGAAGGCGTGGAATTCCTCTTCCTCGCGGCACCAACGGCTGTGGAGGGAGCTGGCAAAGTGGAACGCCTCCTCTGCGAGCGCATGATCCTTGGGGAGCCCGATGCATCGGGGCGAAGGCGTCCCGTCCCCACCGGCGACACCTTCACCCTGGAGGTGGATACGGTCATCGCTGCCATCGGCCAGGCTCCCGATCTTGCATCCCTGCCGAAGAACATCCACGACGGAAGGGGTATCATCTCCAACGAGGATTACGCCACACCCCTTCCTGGAGTCTTCGTCTGCGGCGACCTGCAGCACGGTCCAGACATCGCCATCGCCGCCATCGGCAACGGCCACTGGGCGGCGGAATCGGTGCATGCCTCTCTTACCACTGGCAAGGCAAAACGACCCTTCGAATACGACGTGGTCAGAACGGATCTGACGACGGCGGATTTCGCCCACGTGACAAGAGCACCCAGGGAACACGCCCGTCATGACGAAGCGGCCGTCCGCCTCCAGACCCCCTATGAGGAGTACAATCACGGCCTCACAGAGGAACAACTCTTTCGGGATGCTGCCCGCTGCATGGAATGCGGCTGTCCCGATCTCTTCGAGTGCAAGCTCCGGCAATACGGCATCGACTACGAAGTCCAGCCAGGCCGCGTCGCCGGGGAGCACATCTCCAAGGAAGAAGAGGTCAACACCTACTACGTGCGCAACATGGACAAGTGCATTCTCTGTGGGCGTTGTGTCCGCACCTGCGACGAGATCGCGGGCTTCCACGCCATCGACTTCACCCGCCGAGGCTTCGAGGGAAGCATCGACACGGAATACTGGAAAAGCGTGGACACCTCGGCCTGTACGTCCTGCGGGCTCTGCGTCCAACTCTGCCCAGTGGGTGCGTTGCTTGAAAAACGAGCCCCCAGAAAACCCCACTCGGAAAAGCCTCGGCTCGTCCCCACCGCCTGCGGCGCCTGTCCCGTGGCGTGTGACATCACGCTGAACCTCGACGCAGCGCAGAGCAGGGTCGTCCGCGTCACCACCGACCTGGACAATCCGCTTTCCCACACTTTCGGAAACAGCTGTGCCCAGGGACGCTTCGATCTCGAACGTCACTGGACGAACCGTGTCGAGGAGCCCATGCTTCGGGGAACTCCTGTACCGTGGGGAGCGCTTCTGGACGACCTGGCATCCAGGCTTCGCAAGGGTGCGGAAGCCGGAGAAAAAACAGCGATCCTCGTCGGAGGCGATCTTTCCAACGAAGAATATCGTCTTCTCGATCGCTTTGCCGCGGAGGCGCTTCCCGGAACCGTCCTCGGCGTTGTCGGCGCCGACGCACTTCGCTCGGCACAGATGCAAACCAAGACCATTCCTGACGCATTCTCTCTCGCGTCCTACGACGAGATCCGCAACGCGGACACCTATCTTCTTGTCGAAACCGATACGGAATTCACCCATCCCGTTTTCACCTCCTGGATCCGCCTTGCCCAGAGAAAAAGGAACGCCCGCGTTCTCGTGGTGGGAAACGGTGAAAACACCCTTCTCAAAGGTGAGGCTCTTCGGATGACACCGAGGGAAAAACGAACGGATGCGCTTTTCAAGGGACTTCTTCGGGCGCTTCTCGTCGCGAAAGGTGAAACACCGGGAAGCGATCTCGACGACGCCACACCGGGAAAAACCGCAGCGCTTACGGGAGTTTCGGTGGAAACTCTCGAGCACGCGGCCCGTATCCTTGCCGAAGGCAAATCCCTGGTCACCCTCATCGGAGAGAACGCCTACGGAGTCGAGGCATGTCTCGCAGGTCTTCTCGCACTGCTGCATAAACTGGAACAAAAACGGTACCTCTTCCTCAACGAAAGGACGAACGTCCACGCAGCTCTGACCTACGCCCCCGGCGCCGTCTCCGTGGCGGAGATCAAAGCCGCTCTCGCCAGGGGAGAGATGAAACAACTTCTGTTCGTCGGAACAACTCTCGACGAAGCGGAACTCTCACCAAAGGAACTCGCGAAGACAGATCTCCTCGCACTTGCAGTCACACACGACAGCGCCAGCCTCGCAGAAGCCACCCACGTGCTTCCCCTTGCACATTGGACAGAACGGGAGGGCACCGTCACCACGCTTTCGGGTCTTTCCGTACGACAGACCCGCGGGATTTTCTCCCCGGGAGAGGCACTTCCCTTGACATGGATTCTGACGACCCTTGCACGGCGCCTAGACAAGGAGCTTGCCGCTTCTCCCGCGGCAGCATGCCGTTCCACCTCGTGATCCATCTCAGGAAGAAGGCGTTTTCTCCCTCGAATATGTCCAACCGTCCCGGAGACCATTGCTGAAGGTGGCGAAGAGATTCGGGCGCAAGAAAGAGGGAAGGCAGGAAGGGGCGGCCAAAAGCAGCCGTCCCTTCCTGCCTTCCCTCTTCTGAAACGACCTCTCTCTGTTCTACGCCAGCAGTGGTGCCTTTCCATCGGACCGGACCGTGCCCCCATCTAGTTGCTTCCTGTTTTGGAAAGAGTCACTCCTCTCCATTTTGCGAAAGATACGTGACACTACCAAAGATATTGCACGTTATTCGCCTCATGAATAGATGGGGTTTTGCGATTGCACAGTGTCGCTCTCTCCAAACAGCATATAATTCAAGAAATGGACAGACGGCGCAAGCCACCTAGCGGAGGGAAATTAAAAAAAATTGCCTTCGGAGACAGCTCCGAAGGCAACCAAATCTGGTGGGCCGGAGTGGATTCGAACCACTGACCTCACGGTTATCAGCCGTGTGCTCTAGCCACCTGAGCTACCGGCCCTCCACTCAAAATTAGGTTTCTGGCAGTGACCTACTCTCCCACGGGTACCCCCCGCAGTACCATCGGCGCTGGAAGGCTTAACTTCCGGGTTCGGCATGGAGCCGGGTGTGTCCCCTCCGCCATGACCACCAGAAACCAATTCTTGCACCCGAAACATCTCAACAACCTGCGCAGCATTTCAAGAGGAAGAGGCCTCGGCGGATTAGTACCGGTCGACTCAACGGCTCTCACCGCTTACATCTCCGGCCTATCTACCCTGTCGTCTTCAGGCCGCCTTACCTGGCTCTCCAGTGGGGAATCTCATCTTGGGGTGGGCTTCCCGCTTAGATGCCTTCAGCGGTTATCCCTTCCGCACATGGCTACCCGGCTTATGCAGCTGGCGCCACAACCGGTACACTAGCGGTGCGTCCACTCCGGTCCTCTCGTACTAGGAGCAGCTCCCCTCAAATTCCCTACGCCCATGGTGGATAGGGACCGAACTGTCTCACGACGTTCTAAACCCAGCTCACGTACCGCTTTAATGGGCGAACAGACCAACCCTTGGGACCTGCTTCAGCCCCAGGATGCGACGAGCCGACATCGAGGTGCCAAACCTCCCCGTCGATGGGAACTCTCGGGGGAGATCAGCCTGTTATCCCCGGGGTAGCTTTTATCCGATGAGCGACGGCCTTTCCACACAGCACCGCCGGATCACTAGGACCAGCTTTCGCTCCTGCTCGAGATGTCTCTCTCACAGTCAGGCTACCTTATACCCTTGCGCTCAACGGGCGATTTCCATTCGCCCTGAGGTAACCTTCGCGCGCCTCCGTTACTCTTTGGGAGGCGACCGCCCCAGTCAAACTGCCCACCTGACACTGTCCGGCGCGCGGATTCACGCGACGCCGTTAGAATCCCAGCACATCAAGGGTGGTATCCCAACGTCGGCTCCACGAAAACCGAAGTCCTCGCTTCAATGCCTCCCACCTATCCTGTGCATGATCTACCGAAATCCAATATCAGGCTACAGTAAAGCTCCACGGGGTCTTTCCGTCCCACCACGGGTAACTGGCGTCTTTACCAGTACCACAATTTCGCCGGGTCCCTCGTCGAGACAGCGCCCAGATCGTTACGCCTTTCGTGCAGGTCGGAACTTACCCGACAAGGAATTTCGCTACCTTAGGACCGTTATAGTTACGGCCGCCGTTTACTGGGGCTTCGGTTCAAAGCTTCGCTTGCGCTGACCTCTCCCCTTAACCTTCCAGCACCGGGCAGGCGTCAGTCCCTATACGTCGCCTTACGGCTTATGCAGAGACCTGTGTTTTTAGTAAACAGTCGCCTGGGCCTGGGTTCTGCGGCCACCCTCAGCTCCAAAAGTCTTTTCTTCACCAGGGTGGCACCCCTTCTCCCGAAGTTACGGGGTTAACTTGCAGAGTTCCTTAACGAGGGTTTTCCCGTTCACCTTAGCCTGCTCAGCCAGCCCACCTGCGTCGGTTTACAGTACGGGCGCTCGATGTCCTCCCTAGCGGCTTTTCTCGGCAGTGGGGCGTCAATGTCTTCGCTTCCGTGGAAGCTCCGCGTCAGGTCTCAGGATTATGGACTCGCGGATTTGCCTACGAATCCTCCCTACGCCTTTGCACCGGGACGTCCATCACCCGGCACACCTAGCCTGCTGCGTCACCGCTTCGGTAATAACGGCCACCAAACGGGGCAGGAATGTCTACCTGCTGGCCATCGCCTACGCCTTTCGGCCTCGGCTTAGGTCCCGCCTAACCCTGGGCGGATC
Above is a genomic segment from Aminiphilus circumscriptus DSM 16581 containing:
- a CDS encoding glutaredoxin domain-containing protein; its protein translation is MSVKVYSTPTCPWCTKVKEFLQSNGVAYEDIDVSKDREAAMEMVKNTKQMGVPVTVIGDRYIVGFDKDSLLEALRGAGLLA
- a CDS encoding FAD-dependent oxidoreductase; this translates as MSERTVKVILNGRDVYGKPGQRLLDLCAECGIEIPTLCYDPHLSLHGGCSICLVDIQGARALSRACATTITPNMVVRTDTDRVRKARKLGLELLFSDHVGDCRPPCALACPARGDVQAYVNLAAQGKYAESLEVLHRNVTLPASIGRVCPAPCQEKCRRNLVDEEPVSIREIKRFVADSCLAEGDLGGIPSIEENGRSVAVVGGGPAGLSAAYFLRLKGYAVTIFDKEPLLGGMMRYGIPDYRLPQDILQAEINWILAHGVEARTETALGKDITLEQLRDEHDAVVLAMGCWRSSPLRCPGEKLPGVLGGIDFLYSVNTGKPVQVGKRVAVVGGGNTAMDASRCAKRSGADKVYVVYRRTRDEMPAEETEIAEAMEEGVEFLFLAAPTAVEGAGKVERLLCERMILGEPDASGRRRPVPTGDTFTLEVDTVIAAIGQAPDLASLPKNIHDGRGIISNEDYATPLPGVFVCGDLQHGPDIAIAAIGNGHWAAESVHASLTTGKAKRPFEYDVVRTDLTTADFAHVTRAPREHARHDEAAVRLQTPYEEYNHGLTEEQLFRDAARCMECGCPDLFECKLRQYGIDYEVQPGRVAGEHISKEEEVNTYYVRNMDKCILCGRCVRTCDEIAGFHAIDFTRRGFEGSIDTEYWKSVDTSACTSCGLCVQLCPVGALLEKRAPRKPHSEKPRLVPTACGACPVACDITLNLDAAQSRVVRVTTDLDNPLSHTFGNSCAQGRFDLERHWTNRVEEPMLRGTPVPWGALLDDLASRLRKGAEAGEKTAILVGGDLSNEEYRLLDRFAAEALPGTVLGVVGADALRSAQMQTKTIPDAFSLASYDEIRNADTYLLVETDTEFTHPVFTSWIRLAQRKRNARVLVVGNGENTLLKGEALRMTPREKRTDALFKGLLRALLVAKGETPGSDLDDATPGKTAALTGVSVETLEHAARILAEGKSLVTLIGENAYGVEACLAGLLALLHKLEQKRYLFLNERTNVHAALTYAPGAVSVAEIKAALARGEMKQLLFVGTTLDEAELSPKELAKTDLLALAVTHDSASLAEATHVLPLAHWTEREGTVTTLSGLSVRQTRGIFSPGEALPLTWILTTLARRLDKELAASPAAACRSTS
- a CDS encoding NADH-quinone oxidoreductase subunit NuoF; the encoded protein is MTKTIVKVGMASCGVAAGARPVFDKLSALLDGRNDVVLKQVGCVGLCFSEPLVEIEREGVRSLYGKVTPEFAEQIVQDHVDQGKVLTEGLIFSTSEAAPENTMVEKQVRVVLRNCGRIDPEKIDEYIAAGGYEALKKVLDSMAPEQVIQEILDSGLRGRGGAGFPTGLKWKFARAAQGSDKYVVCNADEGDPGAFMDRSVLESDPHSVLEGMAICAYAIGATHGIIYCRAEYPLAIKHLNIALEQARERGFLGERILGKDFSFDMYIKEGAGAFVCGEETALIASIEGKRGTPRPRPPFPAQSGVWGKPTNINNVETLANVAWIIQNGAGAFNRHGIGKSRGTKVFALAGKIAKGGLVEVPMGMPLREVIFDVGGGIPGGKSFKAVQMGGPSGGCIPAALLDTPVDYESINATGAIMGSGGMIVMDESTCVVDVAKFFLSFTQRESCGKCPFCRIGTKRMLEILERISKGEGKMEDLDLLEELCAQIKDGSLCGLGQTAPNPVLTTLKYFRTEYETHILDRKCPAKACTSLIHYTINPTTCIGCTKCARICPVKAISGSVKQPHVIDDETCVRCGQCISACPVKAITVE
- a CDS encoding dihydroneopterin aldolase, with amino-acid sequence MLCTLKLDGMRFHAFHGSLEVERELGQVLEVSLCISYDVPLADLGKPDSVYAYAEIYETVQKVVMGTKFETMEGLTFAIAKKLLDEYAETEMVETSVKRGQLYVPGVLSSSEVTLMVTREDLLEE
- the nuoE gene encoding NADH-quinone oxidoreductase subunit NuoE, with protein sequence MTTAASVEAGTAARLDPIVERHRGKRGNTIPLLAEIQKELGYLPEEAIRYASAKLDIPAAELFGVATFYAMFRLQPEGRYVVRLCRGTACHVQGSLLIGEQLQRYLHVKEGETTEDGLFTLQFVACLGCCSLAPVMMVGNEVHGRLTPEKAVDVLETYRAKS